The following proteins are co-located in the Microplitis demolitor isolate Queensland-Clemson2020A chromosome 5, iyMicDemo2.1a, whole genome shotgun sequence genome:
- the LOC103580439 gene encoding symplekin, whose protein sequence is MNPKQQISEWLNEVVVSQNDKIKIENLSKVQEYLLHNDPQQTSSSFGDLLSFCSDSNKDVRRLVAGFIEQAGDKYPDKIPEMLTPLILLLSDRVPAVVKRSTRTSIRILTSALKWIANSSVTPEMETAWNKLSTVKTQVMKMIDSDNEGIRTQAIKFLEAVVLLQTHPNPEIQKNPGDFSLEDVPLTLKILRHRKLEEEANQVMDFLIEFHSSPHVTSVNLITCMGTIVRIAKMRPQFIGRVIEELKRLQGSLPPTLSSWQILSVKKQLEKSLQELRNHSARVRIKQEPVDDLNHVAKRQLETPASSSIKRTKFETSPANIELSDNFILQRLTVDVATELVIDGMSRVPDEMTGDKFLQKYPDFSVPHDLSSQRGEIAHLLAAQLKQTARKKNDDSRKISKSPKDVSGKMNDSQKKLKLPKNDDDFVMKDLNQEPTDTSIKVKQENDGQEGFNIPQLSKATQQKMLMITIDRIISSENSLPGGVLSNRSKILLRLATLNPEIKKLVLLYISEDLGTRLDLAVGLLYEEYALDQGFKRRILINSSKQEAPLQAYNNLLSTLVALINSHKDCDLLLARLYLDVPLITEEMVDSLKIICDVRANSSLYLLKDLISLRPTKKLQFLNILLFHSGHQQSAISEPAISIIVELCAREDLSKFISEYAVIYLGFLGLESPPEVLFGRDRGRDQVETQWSESTVRACLGLYQVLLQINKGLINQLARIYTSMKPNVRRFVIKLMESSIRSFGIDSPELFTLVENYPRGSETLVTRILHILTEKEVPSPELVSCVRKIYETRSLDVRFLIPVLNGLTKKEVIAILPKLIKLNPLVVKEVINRLSFAANRNADPSQKSPLTPTELMIALHNLKSTEVDLKTLVAGTALCFAEKEIFTQEILAIVINRLVDQTPLPILLMRTVMQALIHHPQLSEFVLNILQRLVLKKIWTNPKLFEGFAKCCCRLQPQSFAVIRQLPQCEIDHLFEIVPELKNNYVCYFKPKIEVFDDDENDNDDYTNSNDNKNNKNNGTAN, encoded by the exons ATGAATCCTAAGCAGCAAATTTCTGAGTGGTTAAACGAGGTAGTTGTGAGTCAAAATGACAAGATAAAGATAGAAAATCTCTCTAAagttcaagaatatttactgcATAACGATCCCCAGCAAACAAGCAGTAGTTTTGGTGATCTCTTGTCATTTTGTTCAGACTCAAATAAAGATGTGAGGAGGCTAGTTGCTGGTTTCATTGAACAAGCTGG tGATAAGTATCCAGATAAAATTCCTGAAATGCTGACACCTCTGATCCTTTTGCTCAGTGACAGAGTGCCAGCAGTTGTAAAACGTTCAACCCGTACTAGCATTCGCATTCTAACATCTGCGTTAAAATGGATTGCCAACTCATCAGTGACACCGGAAATGGAAACCGCTTGGAATAAACTGAGTACCGTAAAAACTCAGGTCATGAAAATGATCGACAGTGACAACGAGGGAATACGTACACAGGCTATTAAATTTCTTGAAGCCGTCGTGCTGCTGCAGACACACCCCAACCcagagatacaaaaaaatcctGGTGATTTTTCACTAGAAGACGTACCGCTGACTCTTAAAATACTGCGGCATCGCAAGCTTGAGGAAGAAGCCAATCAGGTCATggattttctgattgaatttcATAGTTCGCCGCACGTAACCAGCGTTAACTTGATAACTTGCATGGGGACTATCGTCCGGATAGCGAAAATGCGCCCGCAGTTTATTGGCAGAGTCATCGAGGAACTAAAGCGCCTGCAGGGCAGCCTGCCGCCAACGTTGTCTTCATGGCAGATCCTCAGCGTGAAGAAACAGTTGGAAAAGTCACTGCAGGAGTTGAGGAATCATTCAGCTCGAGTTAGAATCAAGCAGGAGCCTGTAGACGACCTAAATCATGTAGCCAAGCGCCAACTGGAGACACCAGCAAGCAGCTCAATTAAGCGTACGAAATTCGAGACTTCTCCAGCGAATATTGAGTtgtctgataattttatactCCAACGTCTAACTGTTGATGTTGCTACCGAGTTAGTGATCGACGGAATGAGCCGAGTTCCGGATGAAATGACtggagataaatttttacaaaaatatcctGACTTCTCTGTTCCTCATGATCTATCGTCTCAACGTGGTGAAATTGCTCACTTGCTAGCTGCCCAATTGAAACAAACTGcccgtaaaaaaaatgatgattctagaaaaattagtaaatcaCCAAAAGACGTATCAGgaaaaatgaatgattcacaaaaaaaattgaaactaccaaaaaatgatgatgattTTGTAATGAAAGACTTAAATCAAGAGCCAACGGACACTTCTATTAAAGTAAAACAGGAAAATGATGGTCAAGAAGGCTTTAATATTCCACAGCTTTCGAAAGCTACCCAGCAAAAAATGCTAATGATAACAATTGACAGGATCATCAGTTCAGAAAATTCGCTTCCAGGTGGAGTTTTATCAAATCGTTCTAAAATATTACTAAGATTAGCGACACTAAaccctgaaataaaaaaacttgtcCTGCTGTATATTTCTGAGGACTTGGGGACAAGACTAGATCTGGCTGTTGGTTTGCTGTATGAAGAGTACGCTCTGGACCAGGGATTCAAAAGAcggattttaataaatagcaGCAAGCAAGAAGCGCCACTGCAAGCTTACAATAATCTGCTGTCAACTTTGGTGGCTCTGATAAATTCCCACAAAGATTGTGATCTATTATTAGCACGTCTGTACTTGGACGTTCCTCTGATAACTGAGGAAATGGTGGACTCGTTGAAGATCATCTGCGACGTACGCGCTAATAGTTCTCTTTACTTATTAAAAGACTTGATCTCCCTAAGGCCTACTAAGAAGTTACAATTCCTGAATATTCTACTCTTCCATTCGGGACACCAGCAATCGGCTATCAGCGAGCCTGCCATCAGCATCATAGTCGAGCTCTGTGCCCGCGAAGAtctcagtaaatttatttccgAGTACGCAGTGATATATTTAGGATTCCTGGGACTTGAATCTCCGCCGGAAGTTCTCTTTGGGCGAGACCGCGGGCGGGATCAAGTAGAAACCCAATGGTCTGAATCAACAGTACGGGCTTGTCTAGGTCTCTATCAAGTTCTGCTGCAAATAAACAAGGGTCTAATTAATCAGCTAGCGCGTATTTACACGTCCATGAAGCCCAATGTTAGAagatttgttataaaattgatgGAAAGTTCAATACGTTCATTCGGAATCGATTCTCCTGAGTTATTTACCCTCGTGGAAAACTATCCCAGAGGTTCAGAAACTCTGGTAACACGCATTCTTCATATATTAACTGAAAAAGAAGTACCAAGTCCTGAACTAGTTTCCTGTGTCCGCAAAATATATGAAACCCGTTCCTTGGACGTGCGTTTTTTGATTCCTGTGTTGAATGGACTGACCAAAAAAGAAGTCATTGCCATCTTACCCAAACTTATCAAGCTGAACCCATTGGTCGTGAAAGAAGTCATCAATCGGCTGTCATTCGCAGCCAATAGGAACGCAGATCCATCACAGAAATCGCCATTGACTCCTACTGAACTGATGATTGCTCTGCATAACTTGAAATCTACCGAAGTTGATCTCAAGACTCTGGTCGCTGGCACCGCGTTATGTTTCgctgaaaaagaaatttttacccAAGAAATACTAGCGATTGTCATAAATCGGCTGGTCGATCAAACTCCCTTGCCGATTTTACTCATGCGCACTGTAATGCAAGCTTTGATTCACCACCCGCAGCTCAGTGAGTtcgttttgaatattttgcaGCGgctagttttgaaaaaaatatggacCAACCCAAAGCTTTTTGAAGGATTCGCTAAATGCTGCTGCCGTCTGCAGCCTCAGAGCTTCGCGGTTATTCGACAATTACCTCAGTGTGAAATTGATCATTTATTTGAGATCGTacctgaattaaaaaataattatgtttgttattttaagCCTAAGATTGAAGTCTTCgatgatgatgaaaatgaCAATGATGATTATActaatagtaatgataataaaaataacaaaaataatggtactgctaattaa
- the LOC103577193 gene encoding uncharacterized protein LOC103577193, translated as MADKRPRYHLNNSNSVKYFKTHIMRQCLIISVIVILITLSKVSSEISECIGNCQNSETPYLPHKICTKFCVCNHGRPTEMSCPADLHFSPENHVCMNPWDAECQEDRSAIKNDNQNEDVAAISQSKSSCVGKCDSSINYLPHSDPKKFCLCYFGNPIVMKCQPGANFIPETNSCLQPNEVNDHQEVNSEDCIGKCPANMQPNVIYLLPHKNCNKYCLCIQGYDRIIHSCPAELLFSWPEKKCVQPEIARCAHSDYNSTYLKLKIHNVFSHFYTIVNYLKARKMSKFLTILAITAAVSISKISAKSTDCIGSCRDTYIPYLPHKICSKYCMCSQGRPIEASCPEGLHFSSKNFVCMNPAEAQCQEEDYSSRGCIGECFCEDPNKVCLLAHENCNKFCLCRCEKNTEVHNCPEGLDFNVEQARCDLPYYANCPNILIFGLTYASAMESVSLREFNLFDEIKPMDLSKCIGKCSWPSKHIFSILPHEDCNKFCKCFLGHLFVKKCPRNKHWSVELRRCVLPKFAKCAERRMGCIGKCPDENWPQAVHVLPNADCRKFCICEKGTALVKDCPYGFKYSITHGICYPPNEAVCISDATTTTSTTPSLIPENTHCIGTCSQNPDDFEYLAHGDCTKYCICVNGNPAEMECNYNLHFSMDIHECVSPAEADLVLVVAFFGTTYASKCIGECESWIDDDMHDDYGLDHLLEHEDCDKYCECTPWGELIEYSCEDGKYFSYLWGKCVHPSLTECKNVSLDTTLTPILPSSTSPSTIEPPTTSSPTTEPSTTTPPIDENGCIGTCPSKNLLDHVELLPNKNCTKFCMCDWGAAKPTNCPAGLLFNNKVKSCDWPYNVDCQSPNRIEEFKYLASQRTLSKTINYDNEITEQVDDKEDQEVEGCLGNCPMTNSLNYTLHIPHKNCKKFCKCNWGEKIVINCPANLHFNNASKVCDFFFNANCTGVGSIEH; from the exons ATGGCAGATAAAAGACCGCGGTatcatttgaataattctaatagtgttaaatatttcaagACCCACATAATGCGTCAATGTTTAA taatttcgGTGATCGTTATTTTGATCACTTTGTCAAAAGTGTCATCAGAAATATCAGAATGCATCGGAAACTGTCAAAATAGTGAAACTCCGTATTTGCCACACAAAATTTGTACAAAATTTTGCGTCTGCAATCATGGACGACCTACTGAGATGTCATGTCCTGCTGACCTACATTTTTCACCAGAAAATCACGTCTGCATGAATCCTTGGGACGCTGAATGTCAAGAAGACAGATCTGCTATCAAAAACGATAATCAGAATGAGGACGTAGCTGCAATTAGTCAATCGAAGTCATCTTGTGTTGGGAAATGCGACAGTTCAATAAATTACCTCCCTCACTCAGACCCCAAAAAATTCTGCTTGTGTTACTTTGGGAACCCCATTGTAATGAAGTGCCAACCTGGAGCGAATTTCATACCGGAAACGAACAGTTGCTTACAACCGAATGAAGTGAATGATCACCAGGAAGTAAATTCTGAAGACTGTATTGGAAAGTGTCCAGCAAATATGCAGccaaatgttatttatttacttccccACAAAAATTGTAACAAATATTGTTTGTGTATTCAAGGCTATGATAGAATTATTCACAGTTGTCCGgctgaattattatttagttggCCAGAAAAAAAATGCGTCCAACCGGAAATCGCACGCTGTGCCCATTCTGATTATAAttctacttattt GAaactaaaaattcataacGTCTTTAGTCATTTCTATACCATCGTTAACTATTTAAAAGCCCGAAAAATGAGTAAATTTCTAA CAATTTTAGCGATAACCGCTGCTGTTTCAATCTCAAAAATATCAGCAAAATCGACCGATTGCATCGGGAGTTGCAGAGACACCTACATTCCGTATTTGCCCCATAAAATTTGCTCTAAATATTGCATGTGCAGCCAGGGCAGACCAATAGAAGCATCATGTCCAGAAGGTCTCCATTTttcgtcaaaaaattttgtctgcATGAACCCCGCAGAAGCTCAATGCCAAGAAGAAGACTATAGTTCTAGAGGCTGCATAGGAGAGTGTTTTTGTGAAGATCCTAACAAAGTTTGTCTACTGGCTCATGAGAACTGCAATAAATTTTGCTTGTGTCGGTGTGAAAAAAATACCGAAGTACACAATTGTCCAGAGGGTTTGGACTTTAATGTAGAACAGGCTCGCTGTGACCTTCCATATTATGCCAATTGTCCTAATA TTTTGATATTCGGGCTGACGTACGCGTCAGCAATGGAAAGTGTGAGTTTAagagagtttaatttatttgatgaaataaaaccAATGGATTTGTCAAAGTGCATCGGAAAATGTTCATGGCCTTCgaaacatattttttcaatattaccTCACGAGGATTGCAACAAATTTTGCAAATGCTTTTTGGGGCATCTGTTTGTAAAGAAATGCCCGAGAAACAAACATTGGTCAGTTGAGTTACGAAGATGTGTGTTGCCTAAATTCGCCAAGTGTGCGGAAAGAAGAATGGGTTGCATTGGAAAGTGTCCGGATGAAAATTGGCCACAAGCTGTCCACGTTTTGCCCAACGCTGATTGccgtaaattttgtatatgtGAGAAAGGCACTGCGCTGGTTAAAGATTGCCCGTATGGCTTCAAATACAGTATTACCCATGGGATTTGTTATCCGCCTAACGAAGCAGTCTGTATTTCGGATGCAACTACAACTACTTCTACTACTCCTTCATTGATACCAGAGAATACTCATTGCATTGGCACGTGTTCACAAAATCCTGATGATTTTGAGTATCTAGCCCATGGTGATTGTACTAAATACTGCATTTGCGTCAATGGTAACCCTGCGGAAATGGaatgcaattataatttacatttttcaatgGATATTCATGAGTGTGTTAGTCCTGCTGAGGCTGATT TGGTATTGGTGGTTGCATTTTTTGGTACAACATATGCATCGAAATGTATTGGAGAATGTGAGAGTTGGATTGACGATGATATGCATGATGATTATGGGTTGGATCATTTATTGGAACACGAAGACTGTGATAAATATTGCGAATGTACGCCATGGGGAGAGCTGATTGAATATTCATGTGAAGATGGAAAATATTTCTCATATCTCTGGGGAAAATGTGTTCATCCATCATTAACTGAATGTAAAAATGTATCTTTAGACACTACATTAACTCCAATACTACCTTCTTCAACATCACCTTCAACAATAGAGCCTCCAACGACATCATCTCCAACGACAGAACCTTCAACAACAACGCCACCAATTGATGAAAATGGATGCATAGGAACCTGTCCATCAAAAAATCTACTCGATCACGTTGAATTACTGCCCAATAAAAATTGCACCAAATTCTGTATGTGTGATTGGGGTGCAGCAAAACCAACGAACTGTCCTGCaggattattatttaataataaagtcaAAAGTTGTGATTGGCCTTACAATGTTGACTGCCAATCACCAAATCGTAtcgaagaatttaaatatctcgCGTCACAACGTACGTTATCAAAAACCATCAACTATGACAACGAAATCACTGAGCAAGTTGATGACAAAGAAGACCAAGAAGTCGAAGGGTGTTTAGGCAACTGTCCAATGACTAACTCACTTAATTATACGCTTCACATCCCTcacaaaaattgtaaaaaattttgtaaatgtaACTGGGGcgaaaaaattgttatcaacTGCCCGgcaaatttacattttaataatgCAAGCAAAGtatgcgatttttttttcaacgctAATTGTACTGGTGTCGGTTCAATTGAACATTAA
- the LOC103577197 gene encoding peritrophin-1 has translation MLFLILIFGLTYASAMESVSLREFNLFDEIKPMDLSKCIGKCSWPSKHIFSILPHEDCNKFCKCFLGHLFVKKCPRNKHWSVELRRCVLPKFAKCAERRMGCIGKCPDENWPQAVHVLPNADCRKFCICEKGTALVKDCPYGFKYSITHGICYPPNEAVCISDATTTTSTTPSLIPENTHCIGTCSQNPDDFEYLAHGDCTKYCICVNGNPAEMECNYNLHFSMDIHECVSPAEADCKNRLIFSY, from the exons ATGTTGTTTCTCA TTTTGATATTCGGGCTGACGTACGCGTCAGCAATGGAAAGTGTGAGTTTAagagagtttaatttatttgatgaaataaaaccAATGGATTTGTCAAAGTGCATCGGAAAATGTTCATGGCCTTCgaaacatattttttcaatattaccTCACGAGGATTGCAACAAATTTTGCAAATGCTTTTTGGGGCATCTGTTTGTAAAGAAATGCCCGAGAAACAAACATTGGTCAGTTGAGTTACGAAGATGTGTGTTGCCTAAATTCGCCAAGTGTGCGGAAAGAAGAATGGGTTGCATTGGAAAGTGTCCGGATGAAAATTGGCCACAAGCTGTCCACGTTTTGCCCAACGCTGATTGccgtaaattttgtatatgtGAGAAAGGCACTGCGCTGGTTAAAGATTGCCCGTATGGCTTCAAATACAGTATTACCCATGGGATTTGTTATCCGCCTAACGAAGCAGTCTGTATTTCGGATGCAACTACAACTACTTCTACTACTCCTTCATTGATACCAGAGAATACTCATTGCATTGGCACGTGTTCACAAAATCCTGATGATTTTGAGTATCTAGCCCATGGTGATTGTACTAAATACTGCATTTGCGTCAATGGTAACCCTGCGGAAATGGaatgcaattataatttacatttttcaatgGATATTCATGAGTGTGTTAGTCCTGCTGAGGCTGATTGTAAAAATCGGcttatatttagttattaa